The following nucleotide sequence is from Pedobacter sp. PACM 27299.
TCTTCCAGCTTCAATACATCTGGCGTTCCAAATGAGGTAATTACAATTGCTTTCATGATTTTATGGCAACATTTATCCTGCCAAAACAAATCAGTGCCAGCTTCAAAATTGTTTATTCCCTAATAGCGGTCAATAAAAAAATAGATGCAAACAACTTGGACAGTTAAGTGTTATCTCATTCTATACAAAATTTTAATAGCCCTTCCATTACTATAATGTATGCGCGCAAAATTTTTCAAATCAACTATCGAAAATGGAAGATACAGTTCAACAACAAATCAGGTTATCTCTGCTTCAGATGGCATTGGATAACGCGGTAACTATTGAAGATTATGAAGAATGTCAGCAGTTATTAGAGTTAAAGCTTTCTGAGGAAAGCCAAAACCAATTAGCTGTTAACATGGCGGAAGCTAAATGATTCGGCAAAATCTGCTGTAATTTGTAAACTCTCCCCATCACATCGTCTATCTCCGTCATCTTTACCTGAGTCTCAGCAGTCACCGAATCATCTCCAACAGTTTTCTTTGCTCCTAAATGCGTTTCAGGTCTTGTATCTGAGGCATTTTTATGGTGTCAAAAAAGCGTTTTCTTTTTAAGCCTGGAGCCATGACGACTGCGGAAAATCCATATCAAATAAAACTATAAGTTCAAAATGAGGTCGCAGGACGATGCTTTTAAATGAAAATCTCAAAAGAAAGCACAATTTCTTAGCTGTCAAAAGTATAAATAACCAAAAAAGCACATATATTTGGACTCAAATTTTACAATTACATTTATATGGCAAAGGCATCTGAAATTAAAGTAGGAAACATTTTACGTTTTAACGGCGAACTGGTAACAGTTATTGAAATCTTACACCGTACCCCAGGTAAAGGTGGCGCATTCTACTTAGGTAAATTTCGCAACATTAAAACTGGAAAAATTGTGGAAGCCCGCTTAGGAACTGATGAGCAAGTAGAAATTTGCCGCGTAGAGACTAGTGACTACCAATATTTATATGAAGAAGGTGATTATTTTGTAGTAATGGACAATGAGTCTTTCGAGCAGTTCAGTGTTGCTAAAGAATTATTCGGTGAATCAGCAAAATTCCTTAAAGAAGGAATGGATGTGATCGTTTCTTTTGAAAGTGAAGAACCAATCATGGCTCAGGCTCCAAATTTCGTTGAATTGATGGTTACTTATGCAGAACCAGCGGTTAAAGGCGATACTTCTTCTGGTGCTCAGAAAATGGTTACGACAGAAAATGGTATCGAAATCAGAGTTCCATTGTTCGTTAACGAAGGTGATAAATTAAAAGTAGATACACGCACAGGTGAATATGTGGAGCGTGTGAAATAAGGAATTTCATTTCTAAAAAAGGCGGCTTAAAAAATAAGCCGCCTTTTTTTATGTGAAAAATCAGGGGGTTGAGGAAAGCGCTGCTGGCAGAATTTCGTCAATGATGACCTGCTGCAGTTTTTCTGGTTCACTATTAAAAACGGTATGTCCTGATTTTTCAAACCAAAACAAGGCTTTCTTTGGCGCTTTTATAAACTTATAGTAGTCTTCAACCAGGTAATGGGATTTTTGCTTGTCCCCGATTCCTTCTATGAAATATACCGGGCAATTTAATACCGGCAGGGTTTTGAAAAGGTTATTGGTCACTGTTTGTTTCCACATAGGGAACCAAATGGCCAGCCAATCATGATATTTTGCTTTGAAAGCGGCTTCTTTGGCGAAATCGACCCCATTATGGATGAACAGCCATTTTTGTGAATAGAATAAATCATCTTCCTTCTCGAATGGCAATTTTACCAGGGCCAGTTCTTTTACTGCGGTCGCATTCTGAGTTTCCTTTGCCCATTTATTCAACATTTCCATCGTTAATTTCTCACTTTTCCGTTGGTCTACGATCGCACTAATTGGAATATAAGCATATAGTGATTCCGGATGTTTAGCTGCAAAATCAAACCCCAGCATCGAGCCAAAAGAATGGGAAACCAGAAACAGTTTTTTACGATTGAAACGCTGCAATAGATAATAGATCAGCTCCTCTGTATCTTTTTGCAATAAGCCCAGTGATAGCTTTTCAGGAGATGAGTTGAGTTTTAAGGTTTCTCCGCTCTGCCTTTGGTCCCATTGAACGACCACAAAATTTGATTTTAGCTGGTCGGTGAAAGTATCCGCCACTGGAATCAATGAAGTACCTGGTCCGCCATGAAGGAACAGCAGCAAGGGTTTTTCTTCATCTACGCCCTGCAGCTTAATAAACTGCTTCATCCCACCGATCTCTACCACTGCTGTAGTATCTATTTTCATCGGGACGACCTTCTCGAGTGGGCTGCTTTTTCCCATTGCAATCGAAGCGATCAATACAAAAAGTAGGGTCAATTGCTTTATCATTTTAAATATTTAGGTTGAAACTTGTTTAAGGATTAATTGATCTGGCCAGCAAGGATTTTCCCTAATCGCTCGTATCCTGTTGCATTTGGATGCAGACCATCAGAAAACAAGGATTCATCAATTTGTTTTTTAGGGTTCAGGAAAACCGCTGAAGCATCTATAAATTTAAGGTCTTTGCCTGCAGCTATCCTGGCGATTAGTGGATTCAGCTTTGCAATTCTGAGCTCCATGCCTTTTCTTGGCAGGATGCCTACCACCACTATTTTTGCATTATGCTGCTTATACCTAATGGTTTTCAGCAACGTTTTAAGCCCTTGCAAAATTTCATCATCTGTATTGAATTCCAGGTTATTGGTACCGATCATCAGCACAATTTGTTGAGCAGAAAAACCATCCAGTTCTCCGTGATTAACGCGCCAAAGTACATTCTCAATACGATCCCATCCAAAGCCCATATTCACTGCATTTTTATTTCCAAAGTATTTAAGCCAGGCCTCTTTTCCATTTACATGCGGTGCAGCGGGTTGCCCTCCCCAGTAATGAGTGATGGAGTTCCCGATAAAAACCAGTTTTGGCTGATGTGCTGCTGTATAGGCTAAAACTTGGTTGTGCCTGGTTTCCCAGTCGTACGTATTGGCATCTCTCCGCTGCGTAACCGGGATAATGGTAGAAATACGACCTTCTTCTTCTTTAAAAATGCTTTTGATCTTCTTTTCATACGCGCTGGCATAGTTCATCATGCCGATATCATTGGGATGTACGCCATCTACCATGCTTTCAATATCTTGTCCAATCGCTGCTTTGGAAAGCAGGTACAGGTTTTTAACTCCTGTATTTGTTAGGGAATCTACGGTGTTTCTAAGGATTCCATTGATCGTTTCTACTTCAGTTTTCCTGATCGGCTGCATTTCAGCCTCTGCAAAACCATCATGTTCTGTAAGTAAGATCGGAACTCCTGGCCTTTTCTGTTGAATCTGTCTGATGGCATTTACGATCTTTTTACTCAGTGTGGCATTCATGTCTTTGCTGATCAGGTTGGGCAGGCAATCTAGCACGTATAGACTGGCATCTACTTGCCTGAGGTAGTCCAATACTTCGGGCTCCAGCTTCCCGTTTCCGGAGAAACCCAGGTTTACCATTGGCCGGTCCAGTTTTCTTCCGGTAATGGAGGTCCAGGCCAAACCTGGTCTTGTGGCACAGGCACCCTGAGCGATAGAAGTACCATATACTACAATTGGCTTTTCCTGCTGTACAGGGATTTTGGTTAAGCTGGCTTCTTTTGGAAGCCCAATTTCCATCCATTTCACACTATTGTACAGTGGCAGGTATAACTTATATTCCCAGTCTTTCACCTGGCCTTCTTTTCCTAAAATATTCGAGAAGCGATATTGAATGGTGTCTCCGAAGGCGAATTTACCGGCACACCAGAGCCATTTCCCGTTGATATCCTTAACGTATAAATCTACACCGCTCACCCCAGTAGCCGGCATGTGTGGCATCTGGAATGCCCCTTTAACTGTAAATTTAACGACGATCTCTTCTGCATCAGTTTTGAACCTCAGGTTTAGTCCAGCGCTATTTTCCGCCAGATTCCACACTGCAGTACGTACCTTTTTCTCTGCCTCTGCGGGGAGTCGGTCGTAGCTGTTCTTATAGCCATTTGACCAGCCTCTGCCATGAATCATACTGAGGCTGTCTGCTGCTGGATTCCAGGTTTTCTTTTCTTGTGCCAGCGCTGATTTAAAATCTGTTAAAGCCATGATAATGAGCATGGATATCAGGTATCTTTTCATTTGTTTATTTAGGTTCTTTTACAGGTATTATTTATCGGTCTGATCTGGCCATACTGCTGGTTTTCCAGTGCTTTTAACAATCGGCATCGGTGCTTCCCATTTCCTCAATTGCCCAGCTAGTAAGGCAGACAATTCTTTTACTTTCCCTGGGTTTTCCAGCGCCAGATCTTTGAGTTCTCCGATATCCGTTTTCAGGTCATAGAGTTCTTTGCTGCCGTCGCGCATGTTATAAATCAATTTCCAGACTCCTTTTCTGACCGCAGATTTATAATTGATTCCTGGCCCATCTTTAGGGATCCATTTATTCGGGGTATGCCAATAGAGTGCACGTTCGTTATCGGTATAATTTACATTTTTCAAGATCGGCACTATACTTTTTCCATCTAGTTCCTGAATGGTTTTATAGTGTTTTAGCCCTGCCATTTCCAGTATGGTTGGAAAGAAATCTTCGATGATGACGTATTGGTTTGCCGTTGCAGCAGGTTTTACCACACCGGGCCATTTCACGATCATCGGCTCGCGGATACCCCCTTCATTTACAGAGCCCTTACCAGCCTTCAAAGGTAGGTTTTGTGTATGTGGCAAACCACCTCTCGGTGGTGTCAGACTGAGTCCGCCATTGTCGCTCATAAAGATGATGATGGTATTTTGAGCCACATCATTTGCTTTTAAATAGTCCATGATATCCCCCAGACTTTTATCCATTCCTTCTATTAAAGAAGCGTATTTAGCTTCCTGCAGGTCTATACCTTTATCTATATATTTCTGATAGAAACGAGGATCAGCCTGTAAAGGATCATGTACGGCATAGTGCGCCATATTTAAATAAAAAGGCTGCTTGTTCTTTATCGGGCCATCCAATACTTTCATCGCTTCCAGTGTAAGTGCTTCTGTCAGGAAAGTATCTGAACCATAATATTTTTCTAAATCAGGTACCGATTGCATGGTATTTTTCCCAGGCTTGTTGCCATAATAATCCTGCGCAAAATAGCTTTGAGGATGACCAGCGGCATGCCCGGCCACGTTTACGATAAAACCGAGGTTGTACGGACTTGCCCCAGGCGTACCCACTGATGCCCAGTGTGCTTTTCCAACATGAACGGTGAAATATCCGGCATCTTTTAGCAATTGCGGATATGGAGTGGCGTAGATCGTATTTGAAATGCCTGCTTTAGGACTTAGACCGGTATAATTCCAGGTGGCAGCTGCAAACTGCTCATCTGTGTTATCGGAAGAAACATTGAGCTGCGGCGACGTCCAGTTGGTTACTTTATGGTGTGCTGCGTTCATTCCGGTGATCATGCTCACCCTGGTTGGTGTACATACCGGGGTGGCATAGGCATTCGTGAATTTGACACCATCTTTCGCCAGTCTTTCCATATTTGGCGTATGGTAACGTTCATTTAAAGGTGTTTTTTGTGTCCAGAAAGGCAAAGAAGTGTCTTGCCAACCCATATCGTCGACAAGAAACACGATGATATTCGGTTTTTTCTGGGCATAAATACTGCCGGCAGTGCCGATAAAAACAAGGGAAACGCTAAGGAGAAAACGCTGGAGCTTCGGACGATACAATTTCATATTCTAAAAATAGGGTGTTCTTTTAATAAAAAAAGCATTTAGAGTAATTAATTAGGGAGGAGCTGAGGGCAAACTCTGCCTTTTTATAGCCTTAGTACGGATATTTTTTAGTTAATTTGAAACACACACAACACTATTTAAATGAACCTAAAACGATTTTTACTAGTTTCTTTCTTAGCGGTAAGCACCAGTTTTTCGGTGCTGTCACAGGAAGCTAGTTACCCGATTATCCCTAAGCCTGCGCAGCTGGAAAAGATGCCAGGCCAATTCAACTGGTACAAGAACACGGTGATCCGCAATGGCGGAGGAGCTGGTTTTGCAGCTGCCACCAAAGAACTTCAGCAAGTTACTGCTGGTTTAAAGAGCAGCACTAAACGTCCTAATTTTATCCTGATCAAGAAAGATCAGGGAATTACTGCTGCAGAAGGTTATCAGCTGCTGGTAGAACCTAGTCAGATCACCATTTTGACGGCAAATCCGGAAGGCGCTTTTTGGGCGATCTCCACATTAAAACAACTGATTGGCAGCTCTGCATTAAAACCTGGTGCGGCTTCTTTTGTGGTTCCAGCGCTGAAGATTGCTGATGCCCCAAAATTCGCCTGGCGCGGGATCCACCTGGATGTATCCAGACATTTCTTCGATATGGCTTATTTAAAGACCTTTATCGACCGTATGGTCTTGTATAAATTTAACAAATTCCACATCCACCTGACCGATGATCAAGGCTGGCGTATAGAGATTAAGAAATACCCGGAACTGACTTCAAAAGGGGCCTGGAGGAAATTAAACGCTCATGATTCCGTTTGTTTGAAGCTGGCGAAAGACAATCCTGACTACGCTTTGCCGGAAAAACATTTCAAGACTATTGATGGTGAGCGGATGTACGGTGGATTTTATACTCAGGATGAAATGCGCGATCTGATTCGCTATGCGAGTTCCCGTGGCGTAGAGATGATTCCTGAAATCGACATGCCGGGCCACATGATGGCTGCTACGAAGCTCATGCCATGGCTGACCGCTTCTGGAATCAGTCAGCAGGGAAAAACCTTCTCCGAACCGCTATGTCCTTGTAAAGAGACGACCTATGAGTTTGCTGAAAACGTATTTTCAGAGATTTTCGCATTGTTTCCAAGCAAATATGTGCATTTAGGTGCTGATGAGGTAGAAAAAGACAGCTGGGCTAAATCTGAGGAATGCAAGGAAATGATGAAACGCGAAAACTTAAAGAGCGTAGAGGAGTTACAAAGCCATTTCGTGCACCGCATGGAGCGTTTTTTCAATAGCAAAGGTAAAAAGATGATCGGCTGGGATGAGATTCTGGAAGGTGGCGTATCTCCTACTGCGACCATGATGTATTGGAGAGCATGGGTACCAAAAGCACCTAAACATGCGGCAGAAAAAGGCTTGAATATGATCATGATGCCTGGTGAGTACTGCTATTTTGATTTTCAGCAGGATGCGGGATCGTTAAAAAAGGTATACGGATTTGATCCTTACAATTATGGATTTACCAAAGCAGAAGAGAAATTGGTATTGGGCGTTCAGGCGGGCATCTGGACAGAATACATCCCTTCGGAAGCACGTTTGGAATACATGATTTTCCCTAGAATGCAGGCACTATCTGAAGTGGCCTGGAGTACTGGAGAAAAAGATTGGGCTTCTTTTGAGAAGAGAATGAATGCACAATATCCTTTATTGGATGCAATGAACATCAATTACCGTCAGCCGGACCTGACTGGCTTTTCTCCGAAAAGTGTTTTTGTAGATCAGACAACCTTAAAAATTATCAACCCCTTAGCTGGTTCTATTTTGCGTTACACGACAGATGGCAGCCATCCAACGGTCAATTCTAAGGTATATAATGGTCAGCTCCTGATCAATAAACCTACTCAGGTGAAAATTACAGCCTTCCGTCCAAATGGAAAGATGGGTGAAGTTTATACCATTGATTACGACCAGCAAGCCTATTCAAAAGGACTATCCTTAAGTAAAGCGGAAAAGGGATTGAAATTCTCTTATTATCCTAAATCATATAAATCAGTTGTTGAAATTAAGGAAGCGGATAAAAAATCTGATGCCATTACTGCGGCAATAGAGATTCCGCTGAAAGAACAGGCGCCTACTTTTGGAACGCAGCATGAAGGTTATTTCTATGCTGATGAGGATGGTGTTTACACGTTTTACCTTCGTGCGGATGATGGCAGCAACTTGTATTTGAACAACAAGTTACTGGTTGACAATGATGGTTTACACAGCGCGATTGAAAAGTCGGCCCAGGTTGCTTTAGGCAAAGGCTACCACCCTTTCAAACTGCTGTTTATTGAAGGTGGAGGCGGTTATACGCTTGCTTTGGATTATGTTGGTCCGAATGGTCATCGTAAAACGGTAAGTGCAACTGACTTTGCACATGAATAACACTTTAGTTAAGGAACATTCTACTTTTGGGGAACCTCAACATACACCTGTCGGTTAACCAACATCTATAAAAAAGGCGGCGATCTAGATTTTTTTAGATCGCCGCTTTAATACATTAGTATTTTGGCTATACTTCCTCGGGCACCTGCGGTCTCCATAGGTTTGCATAGGCAGAATTCGGGTTGTGCTTTAATTCCTGATGACTTCCCTCCTCAACGACTACTCCTTTATCAAGCACAATGATTTTATCCGCATTGCTGAGTGTGCTTTATGTTTAATAAATGGTAATGCGGCAAAAGTGAGGAGGATAACCAGGACGGTTACCTGATAAATAATTTGGAAAGACTTACTAATTTGTGAACGGTAGACAATTGAAGTTATCATAGAATCAGTAAAGAAATTATGGGAGAGAATTGAAGAATACTTCTATTCAGCGAAGATTTACCACAAAATCAGGCGCCATTTATCAATGAAACAGGATTTTACGAGGGAAAAGAATGATTAATCAAGAGATTATTCAATCTATTCATTTCATTCAGAAAAATGAACCAATAAATTTAAACAAAACGATTAAAACATTAAAAAACCAATAAATAGTCGATTTTTCCATAAAATAAGAAAGCAATACCCCTATTTAATTCAATATTTTGTTTCAACTGAAAAATAAATACGAATTTTAGTCAAAACACCTCTAAACAAATCAAAAAAAACACAGCATTTACACCTTCTAATTTCTGTGGTCTTTGCATTCATATTTTTACCTGAAAATTCAGGATGGACCGTTTACCTTTGTCCTTATCATATTTATCAATACCCATGATTCATCAAGAGCTGACACGTAAAAAATTCATACAACAAACAATGGGCGCAATTGGATATGGCATCGCTGCCAGCGCTATTCCTACTTCAACTTATGCTATGGAAACACCAGAACGCCTACTCTCTTCAAAGGCATTAATTTTTAAAAATGTATTGCTGGAAACTGGGTTTGAGCGCGACGATTTCGAAATCACCGGCACCAAAACTGCTTTATTCTCTATGGTGGTTGAAGATGGAAAAATCAAGTCTATCGGGCCAAATAGCAATATAAAAGGAGCTATAGATGCTAAAGGATACCTCTTGTTACCTGCCATGAAGGACATGCACATTCATTTAGACAAAACCTATTATGGTGGAAAATGGAAAGCGACCTCCAAACGTCAGCGATCTGTGCAGGACATGATTTCATTGGAGGAGAAGATCCTGCCGGAAATGCTAAAGACTTCCACAGCCCGCGCTGAAAGTCTCATTGAATTACTACAATCCAAGGGAACTGATTTTGCGAGAAGTCATGTAAATATTGAACCCAGTTCTCAATTGAATTCTTTAAAGCATCTTTATAAAGCTATTGAAAACAAGAAGGGAAGTTTTGGAGTGGAAATCGTTGCGTTTCCTCAGCATGGGCTTTTCAAATCAAAATCCGAAGGCTTAATGAGGGAAGCAGCGCAGATGGATATTGATTTTATCGGTGGATTAGACCCGCAAAACATTGATGGTGATATCGAGAAATCCATAGATTTTACGGTACAGCTGGCATTGGATTACAAACGCGGAATTGATATCCATTTACATGAATCTGGGGAAAGTGGTTTTAAGACTGTTCAATATCTGATTAAAAAGGTAAATGAAAACCCGGAACTTAAAGGAAAAACATTCCTTAGTCATTGCTTTGCATTGGGTAAACTTCAGGGTAAAGTACTGGAAGAAACTTGCGAACAATTGGCTGCTGCCAGAATCGGGATCATTTCTACTATTCCTTTTGGCGGATTGATCATGCCAATTCCTACTTTATACAAACATGGTGTATCTGTGATGACCGGTACGGATAGCGTAGTAGACCATTGGAGTCCATTTGGGACTGGCAGCATGCTGCAAAAAGCTAACTTGATGGCACAGCTTTATGGTTATTCCACAGAACTGGAGCTTTCCAGGTGTCTGAAAATTGCGACGAATAATGTGCTGCCTTTAGATGAGCAGGGCAATCAGCAATGGCCAAAACCGGGTGATCAGGCAGATTTCAACCTAGTAGAGGCCAGCTGTTCTGCAGAAGCGGTAGCCAGACAATCAACGATAAAAGCATTGTATCACAAAGGGAGCTGTGCTTATCAAAATCTGGCCTAGTTATAAATACGTAATTATAGTAAGGTATGATTCCACTAAAAAATCATTAAATTAATCATCAAAAATATATGGTTAGAGCTTTAGTAATTTCCGGTGGTGGTAGTAAGGGTGCCTTTGCAGGCGGCCTTGCTGAATATTTAATTACGGTTTGCCAGTATGATTACAAAATATTTATTGGCAGTTCTACCGGAAGTTTACTGGTGCCTTTACTTTCTATTGGTAAAATAGACAAGTTAAAAGCCGTCTTTACTGCAGTCACACAGGATCAGATTTTCAACATAGATCCTTTTATTATCAAAAAGAAGGATGGGATCGTCAAAACCACCATCAATCATCTGGGGATTTTAAAGATGTTTTTAAAAAAACGGATGACCTTTGGAGAAAGTGAAAATCTACGGAATCTCATCAAAAAAACGATCAGCCGGGTTGATTATGAAAACATACAGAATTCTGGCCGTGATGTCATTGTGACCGTTTCGAATCTCACAAAAATGACGGTAGAGTATAAACTGGCAAAAGAGCATAGTTATGAGGACTATTGTGACTGGATTTGGGCTTCTACTTCTTTAGTTCCATTTATGAGTTTGGTGACCAAAAACGGCAATGATTATGCAGATGGGGGAATGGGCGATTTGATTCCCATCTATGAAGCCATACAAAGAGGCGCAACAGATATTGATGTGATCGTTTTAAAATCAGACCGGAATCTATTGCAAGCTCCCGCGATCCATAATGCGCTGGATTTAACCTACCGGATTTTCGGTTTTATGCTCAATCAAATTGGCCTTGATGATTTAACCATCGGAAAATTGGAAGGGCTGAATAAAAAGGTGAAACTGAATTTTTACCGCCCATTAGATGCGCTTACCTCCAATTCCTTGATATTTGATCCAGAACAGATGAAACATTGGTGGGATTTGGGCTATAAATGCGGTGAAGAAAATGCTTTAAATCCTAAAGTGATCGAGATCAATTGATGTGTATAAAGCTTAGACCTCCAAGATCAGTATCAGATATCCAGGGTATTAAAGAGCGCTCCCCTGCTGAGTTTATCATTCACCTTTGCGACCACGTCTACCTTTGCTTTCAGACATAATGCCTGATCCGAGCTGCGGATAATTTCCTGGAAAAACACGAGTTTTACGCCCTGACGTTCCGTTCTAAGCTGAACTGTAAATACATCGGTACTGCTGAGCGATCTTTTAAAATCCATCTCTATACGCGCTACCATTAACAGAATTCCTTGCGCGGTGAGTTCTTTAAAGGACTGCGATTTAGACAGCAGATATTCATGTCGGGCATGCTCTAAATAAGATTGATATACCGCATTGTTCACCACACCCTGGATATCACATTCGTAATCTCTCACTTTTAACTGAATTTCAAAAACATAATCCTTCATAGCGGCTAAAGATCGTGATCTTATCGATTATTCAAATGGATTTTTAAAAAAGAAACGCTGAAATATGAGGTATTTCAGCGTTTCTCTGTGTAATTCAGTTTATATCCCATTGTGATATCGATATTCTTCTAGTGCAAATACGACTATAATTCTGGAATCAATATACCTAATCCTCTGGCTCCAACTCAAATATCTCCTCCACAGGAACATTGAATACTTTGGCCATTTTTAAAGCGAGTACGGTAGAAGGTACATATTTACCGGATTCGATGGTGTTGATGGTTTGTCTGGAGACCTGTATCAAGTCACTAAGTTCTGCCTGGGTAATATTCTTTATCGCTCTCAGGACCCTCATTTTATTTTTCATCGACCAACCTTTCTCTATCTAACTTAAACAAACTATAATAAAATTTCACAATGAACACGAAAAATATAGTGAGCACATTATACAATGAAAAAATTGAAAACTCTATTCCATAAACTAATAAATTCACGAAAAACAAAATACCAAAATAAAATAGTACTGCCCATTGCCAGGATCGTAATCTAATTAAGGAAATATATTCGTCTTCGTTTTTTTCCCTGGAGAAACAGATCATCAATAAGCCAATTAATACACCACTGGAAAATATTGCCGTCGTCAGTTCATTATCTCCAAAAGTAAACAGACTGGGATAAGTCCAGGTAAAGCCAGGGATACCTAAATTTTTACCATCATGCATACTAGGATATATAGAACAGCAATAAATGTATAATGCTGCGGATACTAAAAAAAGGATCCAGCCAAATACCTTGTACTTACTGGGTAATAAGAGATTATTTTTCATAAAGCGTTTTTTTGCTAAACATAGGATATAAATATCAAACAAACAAGACACAAAGTAAAGTAAACTTTACTTTGTGTCTTGTTTGTTTGTCCATTTTACTCGTATATA
It contains:
- the efp gene encoding elongation factor P: MAKASEIKVGNILRFNGELVTVIEILHRTPGKGGAFYLGKFRNIKTGKIVEARLGTDEQVEICRVETSDYQYLYEEGDYFVVMDNESFEQFSVAKELFGESAKFLKEGMDVIVSFESEEPIMAQAPNFVELMVTYAEPAVKGDTSSGAQKMVTTENGIEIRVPLFVNEGDKLKVDTRTGEYVERVK
- a CDS encoding alpha/beta fold hydrolase, giving the protein MIKQLTLLFVLIASIAMGKSSPLEKVVPMKIDTTAVVEIGGMKQFIKLQGVDEEKPLLLFLHGGPGTSLIPVADTFTDQLKSNFVVVQWDQRQSGETLKLNSSPEKLSLGLLQKDTEELIYYLLQRFNRKKLFLVSHSFGSMLGFDFAAKHPESLYAYIPISAIVDQRKSEKLTMEMLNKWAKETQNATAVKELALVKLPFEKEDDLFYSQKWLFIHNGVDFAKEAAFKAKYHDWLAIWFPMWKQTVTNNLFKTLPVLNCPVYFIEGIGDKQKSHYLVEDYYKFIKAPKKALFWFEKSGHTVFNSEPEKLQQVIIDEILPAALSSTP
- a CDS encoding SGNH/GDSL hydrolase family protein, with the translated sequence MKRYLISMLIIMALTDFKSALAQEKKTWNPAADSLSMIHGRGWSNGYKNSYDRLPAEAEKKVRTAVWNLAENSAGLNLRFKTDAEEIVVKFTVKGAFQMPHMPATGVSGVDLYVKDINGKWLWCAGKFAFGDTIQYRFSNILGKEGQVKDWEYKLYLPLYNSVKWMEIGLPKEASLTKIPVQQEKPIVVYGTSIAQGACATRPGLAWTSITGRKLDRPMVNLGFSGNGKLEPEVLDYLRQVDASLYVLDCLPNLISKDMNATLSKKIVNAIRQIQQKRPGVPILLTEHDGFAEAEMQPIRKTEVETINGILRNTVDSLTNTGVKNLYLLSKAAIGQDIESMVDGVHPNDIGMMNYASAYEKKIKSIFKEEEGRISTIIPVTQRRDANTYDWETRHNQVLAYTAAHQPKLVFIGNSITHYWGGQPAAPHVNGKEAWLKYFGNKNAVNMGFGWDRIENVLWRVNHGELDGFSAQQIVLMIGTNNLEFNTDDEILQGLKTLLKTIRYKQHNAKIVVVGILPRKGMELRIAKLNPLIARIAAGKDLKFIDASAVFLNPKKQIDESLFSDGLHPNATGYERLGKILAGQIN
- a CDS encoding sulfatase translates to MKLYRPKLQRFLLSVSLVFIGTAGSIYAQKKPNIIVFLVDDMGWQDTSLPFWTQKTPLNERYHTPNMERLAKDGVKFTNAYATPVCTPTRVSMITGMNAAHHKVTNWTSPQLNVSSDNTDEQFAAATWNYTGLSPKAGISNTIYATPYPQLLKDAGYFTVHVGKAHWASVGTPGASPYNLGFIVNVAGHAAGHPQSYFAQDYYGNKPGKNTMQSVPDLEKYYGSDTFLTEALTLEAMKVLDGPIKNKQPFYLNMAHYAVHDPLQADPRFYQKYIDKGIDLQEAKYASLIEGMDKSLGDIMDYLKANDVAQNTIIIFMSDNGGLSLTPPRGGLPHTQNLPLKAGKGSVNEGGIREPMIVKWPGVVKPAATANQYVIIEDFFPTILEMAGLKHYKTIQELDGKSIVPILKNVNYTDNERALYWHTPNKWIPKDGPGINYKSAVRKGVWKLIYNMRDGSKELYDLKTDIGELKDLALENPGKVKELSALLAGQLRKWEAPMPIVKSTGKPAVWPDQTDK
- a CDS encoding family 20 glycosylhydrolase; the protein is MNLKRFLLVSFLAVSTSFSVLSQEASYPIIPKPAQLEKMPGQFNWYKNTVIRNGGGAGFAAATKELQQVTAGLKSSTKRPNFILIKKDQGITAAEGYQLLVEPSQITILTANPEGAFWAISTLKQLIGSSALKPGAASFVVPALKIADAPKFAWRGIHLDVSRHFFDMAYLKTFIDRMVLYKFNKFHIHLTDDQGWRIEIKKYPELTSKGAWRKLNAHDSVCLKLAKDNPDYALPEKHFKTIDGERMYGGFYTQDEMRDLIRYASSRGVEMIPEIDMPGHMMAATKLMPWLTASGISQQGKTFSEPLCPCKETTYEFAENVFSEIFALFPSKYVHLGADEVEKDSWAKSEECKEMMKRENLKSVEELQSHFVHRMERFFNSKGKKMIGWDEILEGGVSPTATMMYWRAWVPKAPKHAAEKGLNMIMMPGEYCYFDFQQDAGSLKKVYGFDPYNYGFTKAEEKLVLGVQAGIWTEYIPSEARLEYMIFPRMQALSEVAWSTGEKDWASFEKRMNAQYPLLDAMNINYRQPDLTGFSPKSVFVDQTTLKIINPLAGSILRYTTDGSHPTVNSKVYNGQLLINKPTQVKITAFRPNGKMGEVYTIDYDQQAYSKGLSLSKAEKGLKFSYYPKSYKSVVEIKEADKKSDAITAAIEIPLKEQAPTFGTQHEGYFYADEDGVYTFYLRADDGSNLYLNNKLLVDNDGLHSAIEKSAQVALGKGYHPFKLLFIEGGGGYTLALDYVGPNGHRKTVSATDFAHE
- a CDS encoding amidohydrolase is translated as MIHQELTRKKFIQQTMGAIGYGIAASAIPTSTYAMETPERLLSSKALIFKNVLLETGFERDDFEITGTKTALFSMVVEDGKIKSIGPNSNIKGAIDAKGYLLLPAMKDMHIHLDKTYYGGKWKATSKRQRSVQDMISLEEKILPEMLKTSTARAESLIELLQSKGTDFARSHVNIEPSSQLNSLKHLYKAIENKKGSFGVEIVAFPQHGLFKSKSEGLMREAAQMDIDFIGGLDPQNIDGDIEKSIDFTVQLALDYKRGIDIHLHESGESGFKTVQYLIKKVNENPELKGKTFLSHCFALGKLQGKVLEETCEQLAAARIGIISTIPFGGLIMPIPTLYKHGVSVMTGTDSVVDHWSPFGTGSMLQKANLMAQLYGYSTELELSRCLKIATNNVLPLDEQGNQQWPKPGDQADFNLVEASCSAEAVARQSTIKALYHKGSCAYQNLA